A region from the Halobacillus mangrovi genome encodes:
- a CDS encoding sigma-w pathway protein ysdB: MIIILFRLLLLIAIAFILYTAYKFIINPRRKLDLARDKKEFYFHDNKENTKQNFLMTYKGLVFEGEKYLGTTDHSFEVVNINVSAHTPEKLQGLTREDLYFLEQEILIRYPYASIEWKYPVNRLIIHPLKDDHYD; the protein is encoded by the coding sequence ATGATAATCATTTTGTTTCGCTTATTATTGTTAATCGCGATAGCTTTTATCTTATATACAGCTTACAAATTCATCATCAATCCCAGAAGGAAACTTGACCTTGCCCGGGATAAAAAAGAATTTTATTTTCATGACAACAAGGAAAATACAAAGCAGAATTTTCTCATGACCTATAAAGGACTAGTATTCGAAGGCGAAAAATACTTAGGGACTACCGATCATTCCTTTGAAGTTGTAAACATCAACGTAAGCGCCCACACGCCTGAAAAGCTGCAAGGACTTACAAGAGAGGATCTCTATTTTCTTGAACAGGAGATTCTGATTCGTTACCCCTACGCTTCGATTGAATGGAAATATCCCGTCAATAGGCTCATCATTCATCCATTAAAAGATGACCACTATGATTAA
- a CDS encoding DUF1294 domain-containing protein: MEIVSGFIITYILLINLWLFTLMGMDKRRSRREKWRIKEKTLWAFAFLGGSLGGWLGMNVFRHKTKHRPFKIGLPVLTILHLIAWGYLLNQFYL, translated from the coding sequence TTGGAGATCGTATCAGGATTTATCATTACATACATTCTGCTAATTAACCTATGGTTGTTTACTTTAATGGGGATGGATAAGCGCAGGTCCCGGAGAGAAAAGTGGCGTATTAAGGAAAAGACGTTATGGGCATTTGCTTTTCTAGGAGGATCTTTAGGCGGATGGCTTGGGATGAACGTGTTCAGGCATAAGACAAAGCATCGGCCATTTAAGATTGGACTTCCTGTTTTGACCATTCTCCACCTTATTGCCTGGGGGTATCTTCTAAACCAGTTCTATCTCTAA
- a CDS encoding dUTP diphosphatase: MNWEKLYQMQKTLDQYIEENHQLADINVVDEKILALLVELGELANETRCFKFWSTKPASEKQVILEEYVDGLHFLLSLGLDLGYRYSPQTVHPYNTKTDAFLKVYSHIEQLRNETNETTYSNAFHSYLQLGETLGLKEEELMDAYHSKNIVNYERQDQGY, encoded by the coding sequence GTGAATTGGGAAAAGCTTTATCAAATGCAAAAAACGCTAGATCAATACATTGAGGAAAATCACCAATTAGCGGATATAAACGTTGTCGACGAAAAAATTCTGGCCCTGCTTGTTGAACTAGGAGAGCTTGCTAATGAAACGCGCTGCTTTAAATTCTGGAGTACAAAACCAGCTAGTGAAAAACAAGTGATCCTTGAAGAATATGTAGATGGTCTGCATTTCTTACTTTCATTGGGGCTTGATCTTGGTTATCGTTATTCTCCGCAGACTGTTCATCCCTACAATACAAAAACTGATGCTTTTCTCAAAGTGTACAGTCACATTGAACAACTTCGGAATGAAACAAATGAAACAACCTATTCAAATGCTTTCCATAGCTACTTACAATTAGGAGAAACGCTGGGTCTTAAGGAAGAAGAACTGATGGACGCTTATCACTCCAAAAATATCGTGAATTATGAACGACAGGACCAGGGGTATTAA
- the rpmI gene encoding 50S ribosomal protein L35, which produces MPKMKTHKGSQKRFKKTGTGKVKRSHAFTSHLFANKSTKQKRKLRKDALVSAGDYRRIKHMLPKD; this is translated from the coding sequence ATGCCAAAAATGAAAACCCATAAAGGTTCTCAAAAACGCTTCAAAAAGACTGGAACAGGTAAGGTGAAACGTTCCCACGCTTTCACAAGCCACTTGTTCGCTAACAAATCTACAAAACAAAAGCGTAAATTGCGTAAAGATGCGCTAGTTTCTGCTGGAGACTACCGCCGCATCAAGCACATGCTTCCAAAAGACTAA
- a CDS encoding TVP38/TMEM64 family protein, giving the protein MGETSAAVIAWLEHQEAWAPLLFIGIHLLRPFLFLPVMLVCITGGVLFGPIAGSAYSVIGTMLSSLLFYRTIRLVPSGLKRLGALKEKWMKKNATLTVKQVAVLRLIPFIHFHLLSYCLIEISADFKEYTKSSLFANFPLAVIYTSLGQWITLLSIPLMVLFSSLLIALCFFIRKKYEVFLWREFFQTSA; this is encoded by the coding sequence ATGGGCGAGACATCAGCAGCTGTAATAGCTTGGTTAGAACATCAGGAAGCCTGGGCACCGCTCTTATTTATAGGTATTCACTTGTTACGTCCATTTTTATTTTTGCCTGTCATGCTTGTATGCATCACAGGAGGTGTATTGTTTGGACCCATTGCAGGTTCGGCGTACTCTGTAATCGGCACGATGCTTTCCAGTTTATTGTTCTATCGTACTATTCGATTAGTACCTTCAGGTTTGAAAAGGCTGGGGGCTCTAAAAGAAAAGTGGATGAAAAAGAATGCAACTTTGACCGTTAAACAAGTAGCCGTTTTACGTTTGATCCCATTCATTCATTTTCATTTATTGTCTTATTGCCTAATTGAAATCAGTGCAGATTTTAAAGAATACACGAAGTCTTCATTGTTTGCTAACTTTCCTTTGGCTGTTATTTACACGTCATTGGGACAGTGGATCACTTTATTATCCATTCCATTAATGGTCCTGTTTTCTTCACTGCTTATCGCTTTATGCTTTTTTATTCGTAAAAAATATGAAGTATTTCTTTGGAGAGAATTCTTTCAAACAAGCGCCTAA
- the infC gene encoding translation initiation factor IF-3, with amino-acid sequence MNVNEKIRAREVRLIDVNGEQLGIKSRNEALDIAANANLDLVMVAPNAKPPVCRVMDYGKYRFEQQKKEKEARKKQTVIKVKEVRLSPNIEEHDFNTKLRNARKFLSKGDKVKASVRFRGRAITHKELGQEVLERMAEECKDIAQIETKPKMEGRSMFLMLAPLNEK; translated from the coding sequence ATGAACGTTAATGAAAAAATCCGTGCCCGTGAAGTTCGTCTAATCGATGTAAATGGGGAGCAACTTGGTATCAAATCCCGTAATGAAGCACTAGATATTGCAGCGAATGCAAATCTTGACCTCGTTATGGTGGCACCAAATGCTAAGCCTCCAGTCTGCCGAGTGATGGACTACGGTAAATACCGTTTTGAGCAGCAGAAGAAAGAGAAAGAAGCTCGCAAGAAACAAACGGTCATTAAGGTTAAAGAAGTTCGTCTAAGTCCGAACATTGAAGAGCATGACTTCAATACGAAGCTTCGTAATGCTCGCAAGTTCTTGTCGAAAGGCGATAAAGTGAAAGCATCTGTCCGTTTCCGAGGTCGTGCGATCACTCACAAAGAGCTTGGGCAGGAAGTTCTTGAGCGTATGGCTGAAGAATGTAAAGACATTGCCCAGATTGAGACCAAGCCTAAAATGGAAGGTCGCAGTATGTTCTTAATGCTTGCTCCTCTTAACGAGAAGTAA
- a CDS encoding M42 family metallopeptidase: MAKKDETLMMLKDLTDAKGVPGNEKEAREVMKQYISPYAEEVFTDNLGSLIAKKTGNKKGPSIMVAGHLDEVGFMVTRIDDHGYLYFQPVGGWWSQVMLAQRVTIMTRNGDLTGIIGSKPPHILPPDQRKKAVEIKDMFIDIGASSREEAEEFGVKPGDSVVPYFEFTQMKNEKMLLAKAWDNRIGCAIAIEVLKRLKGEKHPNIVYGVGTVQEEVGLRGARTSANLINPDIAFGVDVGIAGDTPGVSDKDASSKMGKGPQIILYDASMVSHKGLRDFVTDTADENDIPYQFDSLAGGGTDSGSIHLSHDGVPALSITIATRYIHSHAAMLHRDDFENAVNLIVECIKGLDADKVQQITFN; encoded by the coding sequence ATGGCAAAAAAAGATGAAACTCTGATGATGTTGAAAGATCTAACAGACGCTAAAGGCGTACCAGGTAATGAAAAAGAAGCAAGAGAAGTCATGAAGCAGTACATTTCACCTTATGCGGAGGAAGTATTTACTGATAATCTTGGCAGTTTGATCGCTAAGAAAACAGGAAACAAAAAAGGACCGAGCATTATGGTTGCCGGTCACCTGGATGAAGTTGGTTTTATGGTAACGCGCATTGACGATCACGGCTATCTATACTTCCAACCGGTTGGTGGATGGTGGAGTCAGGTTATGCTTGCCCAGCGAGTGACGATCATGACTCGAAATGGTGATTTAACAGGAATCATTGGTTCGAAGCCGCCTCATATCCTCCCGCCTGACCAGCGTAAGAAAGCAGTGGAAATTAAAGACATGTTTATTGATATCGGTGCTTCCAGCAGAGAAGAAGCAGAAGAATTCGGGGTTAAACCAGGGGATTCTGTCGTGCCGTATTTTGAGTTCACACAAATGAAAAACGAGAAAATGCTTCTTGCTAAAGCATGGGATAACCGCATTGGTTGTGCGATTGCTATTGAAGTGCTGAAACGCTTGAAAGGTGAAAAACACCCGAACATCGTTTATGGCGTAGGAACAGTTCAGGAGGAAGTTGGTCTTCGTGGAGCACGTACTTCTGCTAATTTAATTAACCCAGATATCGCCTTTGGCGTAGATGTCGGAATTGCTGGCGACACTCCAGGTGTGTCAGACAAAGATGCTTCAAGCAAAATGGGTAAAGGTCCGCAGATTATTCTTTATGACGCGTCTATGGTCTCTCATAAAGGGCTGCGTGATTTTGTAACGGATACAGCAGATGAAAATGACATTCCGTATCAATTCGATTCCCTTGCTGGAGGCGGTACGGATTCAGGTTCTATTCACTTGAGTCATGATGGTGTACCAGCATTGTCCATTACGATTGCCACACGTTATATCCACTCTCATGCAGCAATGCTTCATCGTGATGATTTCGAAAATGCAGTCAACCTGATTGTAGAATGCATCAAAGGACTTGACGCAGATAAAGTGCAACAAATTACTTTCAACTAA
- the thrS gene encoding threonine--tRNA ligase: MANAIQITFPDGNAKEFEQGTTGEEIAHSISPGLKKQALAIKLDGQPYDLRRPIDKDGAIEILTYKNPEGIEVLRHSTAHLMAQAIKRLYGEVKLGVGPVIENGFYYDIDMEESLTPEDLPEIEKEMQKIVDENHEIERIELSREEAKEKFREIGDDLKLELIDDIPEGEQVTIYKQGEFFDLCRGVHVPQTSKIKVFKLLSISGAYWRGDSDNKMLQRIYGTAFEKKAGLEEYLHLLEEAKERDHRKLGKELDIFTVNQKVGQGLPLWLPKGATIRRTIERYIVDTEERLGYDHVYTPVLGSVDLYKTSGHWDHYQDDMFPTMEMDNEDLVLRPMNCPHHMMVYKNQLHSYRNLPVRIAELGTMHRHEMSGALAGLQRVRAMTLNDAHIFARPDQLKDEFKRVVRLVQEVYHDFGINDYYFRLSYRDPEDKEKYVDNDDMWNKAQAMLKETMEDMELEYVEAEGEAAFYGPKLDVQVKTALGKDETLSTVQLDFHLPERFDLTYVGEDGNDHRPVVIHRGVVSTMERFVAFLIEEYKGAFPTWLAPVQAKIIPVSADAHLDYAKKLEDELRQAGVRVDLDERNEKIGYKIREAQMQKVPFQLVVGDREIEDNGVNVRRYGEQDSETRSVKKFIEEIRNEIDQKLLRK, from the coding sequence ATGGCGAATGCGATTCAAATCACATTTCCAGATGGTAATGCAAAGGAGTTTGAACAAGGCACGACTGGTGAAGAAATAGCTCATTCCATTTCACCAGGCTTGAAAAAGCAAGCTCTGGCAATCAAGCTGGATGGCCAGCCTTATGACCTGAGACGTCCGATAGATAAAGATGGAGCCATTGAAATTCTGACATATAAAAACCCAGAAGGGATCGAGGTGCTTCGTCATTCGACAGCTCACTTGATGGCCCAGGCCATCAAACGTCTTTACGGCGAAGTGAAGCTCGGAGTCGGCCCTGTCATTGAAAATGGTTTTTATTATGACATTGACATGGAAGAGTCACTGACTCCAGAAGACTTGCCGGAAATTGAAAAAGAAATGCAAAAGATCGTCGATGAAAACCATGAAATCGAGCGTATTGAATTGTCTCGAGAAGAAGCGAAAGAGAAGTTCCGTGAAATTGGAGATGATCTGAAGCTTGAGCTCATTGATGATATTCCTGAAGGGGAACAAGTGACAATCTATAAGCAAGGGGAATTTTTCGATCTTTGCCGCGGTGTACACGTTCCGCAAACTAGCAAAATCAAAGTGTTTAAGTTGTTGAGCATTTCCGGAGCTTATTGGCGCGGGGACAGTGATAACAAAATGCTTCAAAGAATCTACGGTACAGCCTTTGAGAAGAAGGCCGGTCTTGAAGAGTACCTTCATCTTCTAGAAGAAGCGAAAGAGCGTGATCACCGTAAGCTAGGAAAAGAATTGGACATTTTCACAGTAAATCAAAAGGTCGGACAGGGTCTGCCTCTATGGCTGCCGAAAGGTGCGACAATCCGCCGAACAATCGAGCGTTATATCGTCGACACAGAGGAGCGCCTGGGTTACGATCACGTTTATACACCAGTTCTTGGCAGTGTTGATCTTTACAAAACTAGCGGACACTGGGATCACTATCAGGATGACATGTTCCCGACAATGGAAATGGACAACGAAGATCTTGTGCTTCGTCCAATGAACTGCCCGCACCATATGATGGTTTATAAAAATCAGCTGCACAGCTACCGTAACCTGCCAGTGCGTATTGCTGAATTAGGGACAATGCATCGTCATGAAATGTCAGGAGCGCTTGCTGGACTGCAGCGTGTCCGTGCGATGACATTGAACGATGCCCACATCTTTGCTCGCCCGGATCAGCTGAAGGATGAGTTCAAGCGAGTGGTTCGCCTGGTTCAAGAAGTTTATCATGATTTCGGAATCAACGATTACTATTTCCGTCTGTCTTACCGCGATCCAGAAGATAAAGAGAAGTATGTAGATAACGATGATATGTGGAACAAAGCACAGGCTATGCTGAAAGAGACAATGGAAGATATGGAGCTTGAATACGTAGAAGCGGAAGGCGAAGCGGCATTCTATGGTCCGAAGCTTGATGTCCAAGTGAAGACAGCCCTAGGAAAAGACGAAACTCTTTCCACTGTCCAATTAGACTTCCACTTACCGGAACGCTTCGACCTGACTTATGTCGGTGAAGACGGAAACGACCATCGTCCAGTGGTTATCCACCGTGGTGTTGTTTCTACAATGGAACGCTTTGTAGCATTCCTTATTGAAGAGTATAAAGGAGCCTTCCCGACTTGGCTGGCCCCGGTTCAGGCAAAAATTATCCCTGTCTCTGCTGACGCGCACTTAGATTACGCTAAAAAGCTTGAAGACGAACTTCGTCAAGCTGGCGTACGTGTTGATCTGGATGAGCGTAATGAAAAAATCGGATATAAGATCCGTGAAGCTCAAATGCAGAAAGTACCATTCCAGCTTGTCGTCGGTGATCGCGAAATCGAGGATAACGGCGTAAACGTCCGACGCTACGGAGAACAGGATTCGGAAACGAGGTCAGTGAAGAAATTCATTGAAGAAATCCGTAATGAAATTGATCAGAAGCTATTAAGAAAATAA
- the ytxC gene encoding sporulation protein YtxC: MICIQFSKRREADLFYNSVVKEQELWLLKDELDYYEVTLENENKSQSTFREIVQACLQVIRARKWLGWMEGVLRHTYYYEDRREIDRILEIGREFEGEPPSGLAMPPVYRKIQSFLENYVTLHSVINFDDMCADCLEDSHRLIAEYTGFIIDEYKQEEAYQLLLDSWRFRVQNRDTGVTLLHLYQNNGLTYFHDEGNPISESETLLYMKQYPDESIKDLPLHWCITPALVLAPDQLVIYTNKPDDPHLELIRNIFEEKATWKAQSEFPFKMS, translated from the coding sequence GTGATTTGCATACAATTTTCAAAACGGCGTGAAGCTGATTTGTTCTATAATTCAGTTGTAAAAGAGCAAGAACTTTGGCTTTTGAAGGATGAATTGGATTATTATGAAGTTACTTTAGAAAATGAAAATAAGAGTCAGTCCACCTTTCGTGAAATCGTTCAAGCTTGCCTGCAAGTTATTCGGGCGAGAAAGTGGCTAGGCTGGATGGAAGGGGTACTCCGGCATACTTATTATTACGAAGACCGTCGAGAGATTGACAGAATTCTGGAGATCGGTCGTGAGTTTGAAGGGGAACCGCCTTCTGGACTAGCCATGCCCCCTGTGTATAGAAAGATACAATCATTTTTGGAAAATTACGTGACTCTCCATTCGGTGATTAATTTTGACGATATGTGTGCAGACTGTTTAGAGGACAGCCACCGTCTAATTGCAGAATACACAGGGTTCATCATTGATGAGTATAAACAGGAAGAAGCTTACCAACTTTTGCTTGATTCTTGGAGATTCCGTGTACAAAATCGGGATACGGGGGTCACGCTTCTTCACTTATATCAAAACAATGGACTCACGTATTTTCATGATGAAGGCAACCCGATCAGTGAGTCGGAGACTTTATTGTATATGAAACAATATCCCGATGAGTCGATTAAGGATCTGCCTCTTCACTGGTGCATCACTCCAGCGCTTGTTCTCGCTCCTGATCAACTTGTTATTTATACAAACAAACCAGATGATCCGCACCTTGAATTAATACGCAATATTTTCGAAGAAAAAGCTACTTGGAAAGCACAGTCTGAATTTCCATTTAAAATGTCTTGA
- the rplT gene encoding 50S ribosomal protein L20 produces MPRVKGGTVTRKRRNRVLKLAKGYYGSKHALFKTAKQQVMKSGQYAYRDRRQKKRDFRKLWIARINAAARMNDISYSRMMHGLKLAGIEVNRKMLADLAVNDQQGFASLAEQAKSALK; encoded by the coding sequence ATGCCACGAGTAAAAGGTGGAACAGTGACACGTAAACGTCGTAACCGTGTCCTTAAACTAGCAAAAGGTTATTATGGTTCAAAACACGCACTATTTAAAACAGCTAAACAGCAAGTAATGAAATCAGGTCAGTATGCATACCGTGACCGTCGTCAGAAAAAACGTGACTTCCGTAAACTTTGGATTGCACGTATCAACGCTGCAGCACGTATGAACGACATTTCTTACAGCCGTATGATGCACGGTCTTAAGCTAGCTGGTATAGAAGTGAACCGTAAAATGCTAGCTGATCTTGCTGTAAATGATCAGCAAGGTTTCGCAAGCCTAGCAGAACAAGCTAAATCAGCTCTTAAATAA